The Flaviramulus sp. BrNp1-15 genome has a window encoding:
- a CDS encoding VOC family protein yields the protein MENNHINYVEFKAANLEAIKTFYSKSFNWKFTDYGPTYIAFSESGVEGGFEKSDAEITNGALVILYHENLDNI from the coding sequence ATGGAAAATAATCATATTAATTATGTTGAATTTAAAGCAGCTAATTTAGAAGCTATAAAAACTTTTTATAGTAAATCATTTAATTGGAAGTTTACAGATTACGGGCCAACATATATAGCTTTTTCAGAAAGTGGAGTAGAAGGAGGGTTTGAAAAGTCTGATGCAGAAATTACAAATGGTGCTTTGGTAATTCTTTATCATGAAAATTTAGATAATATATAA
- a CDS encoding L-threonylcarbamoyladenylate synthase, with protein MAEFIRLYNENPNPKDIEHVVKVLKRGGLIIYPTDTVYGLGCDITNIKALERVARIKQVKLEKSNFSFVCYDLSNLSDYVKQIDTSVFKILKRALPGPYTFILPGSKSLPNPFKKRKTVGIRIPDNNIAREIVKKLGNPIISTSIRDEDEVIEYTTDPELILEKWDNLVDLVIDGGYGDNEPSTVIDLSEEEPIVVREGKGSLEIF; from the coding sequence ATGGCTGAATTTATACGATTATATAACGAAAACCCCAATCCTAAAGACATAGAGCATGTAGTGAAAGTTCTTAAAAGAGGTGGACTAATTATTTATCCAACAGATACGGTTTATGGTTTGGGTTGCGATATAACTAATATAAAAGCTTTAGAACGCGTTGCAAGAATTAAACAAGTAAAATTAGAAAAGTCTAACTTCTCTTTTGTTTGTTATGATTTAAGTAATTTAAGTGACTATGTAAAGCAAATTGATACTTCGGTTTTTAAAATACTAAAACGAGCGCTTCCAGGACCTTATACGTTTATTCTTCCGGGATCTAAGTCGTTACCAAATCCTTTTAAAAAAAGAAAAACTGTGGGTATTAGAATTCCTGATAACAATATTGCCAGAGAAATTGTAAAAAAACTTGGTAACCCAATAATATCAACCTCTATTCGTGATGAAGATGAAGTTATTGAATATACCACAGACCCAGAACTTATTTTAGAAAAATGGGATAATCTGGTTGATTTGGTAATTGATGGTGGATATGGAGACAATGAACCTTCTACAGTAATTGACTTATCTGAAGAAGAACCTATTGTTGTTAGAGAAGGTAAAGGTAGTTTAGAGATTTTTTAA
- a CDS encoding alpha/beta hydrolase: MKGIFKNFFILFSIIFLSGCSNETVTEDNPVNVLDASISYEELNISYGDDVNQKFDLYLPANRTTSTKTIILIHGGGWVSGDKSDMDAIKNLIKQDIPNLAIANINYRLANDNNKPYPMQIEDITSVTNYLREEKSNYTISEDIGFIGTSAGAHLSLLWSYAFDSDKKVDMVCSIVGPTNFTDPAYLNNTNAELQELLDLFGEEPSTAFLEEASPYHQLTSQAPPTILFYGGQDPLIPTTQGTDLRDKLQTLGVTHEFTLYEDEGHGWVGLSLLDTWLKLKVFINNYL; this comes from the coding sequence ATGAAAGGAATATTTAAGAATTTCTTCATCTTATTTTCTATAATTTTTCTATCAGGTTGTTCTAACGAAACTGTCACCGAAGATAATCCTGTTAATGTTTTAGACGCTTCTATTTCATATGAAGAATTAAACATTAGTTATGGAGATGACGTAAATCAAAAATTCGACCTCTACTTACCTGCAAATAGAACCACTTCGACAAAAACCATAATATTAATTCATGGTGGCGGATGGGTTTCTGGTGATAAAAGCGATATGGACGCTATTAAAAATTTAATTAAACAGGATATACCAAATTTGGCTATTGCAAACATAAATTACAGATTAGCAAATGATAACAACAAGCCCTACCCCATGCAAATTGAAGATATTACTTCTGTTACAAACTATTTAAGAGAAGAAAAATCAAATTACACCATTTCTGAAGATATTGGTTTTATTGGTACTAGTGCGGGCGCACATTTGTCTCTTTTATGGAGTTACGCTTTTGATTCTGATAAAAAAGTTGATATGGTTTGTAGCATTGTAGGTCCAACAAATTTTACTGATCCCGCATATTTAAATAACACAAACGCAGAACTACAAGAATTACTGGATTTGTTTGGAGAAGAGCCTTCAACAGCATTTCTGGAAGAAGCTAGTCCTTATCATCAATTAACATCTCAAGCGCCTCCTACTATTTTATTTTATGGCGGACAAGATCCACTTATCCCAACTACGCAAGGAACAGATTTACGTGATAAATTACAAACACTTGGTGTTACACACGAGTTTACTTTATATGAAGATGAAGGACACGGTTGGGTTGGTTTAAGCTTGCTAGATACTTGGTTGAAACTTAAAGTTTTCATAAATAATTATTTGTAA
- a CDS encoding glycogen-binding domain-containing protein, translated as MNKLILHIIIIITGFVTFNSYAQKSDFKGYRIEGDTIVFAFDKRDYNKISTDNYGLKRDFDDLDIESVVVSGEFNNWSKDKWRMTKIDENRYELRKKIDDFTDEFTWEFKFVINDYYWAEPSKSYPNIAKSTKDGMRLNNTYNLKMYTAYPSKDGNAYFKLKGYDDAKKVIVAGSFNKWDEELFKMTKTKDGWELTLQIKPGVYQYRFIVDGHWMEDPHNPHKTRNEFSEYNSVLDIKEYTAFKLRGYTNAQKVILSGTFNNWNEHELVMRKMDYGWKYVIPLTGGKHHYKFIVDGQWIVDPNNSVKEYDGEGHINSVCMVK; from the coding sequence TTGAATAAACTTATATTACATATCATCATTATCATTACAGGTTTTGTAACCTTTAATAGTTATGCACAGAAAAGTGACTTTAAAGGTTATAGAATTGAAGGTGATACTATTGTGTTTGCTTTTGATAAACGTGATTACAATAAGATTTCAACAGATAATTACGGACTAAAACGCGATTTCGATGATTTAGATATTGAAAGTGTAGTGGTGTCTGGTGAATTCAACAATTGGTCTAAAGATAAATGGCGAATGACCAAAATTGATGAAAACCGATACGAGCTAAGAAAAAAAATTGATGATTTTACAGACGAATTCACTTGGGAATTTAAATTTGTAATTAACGATTATTATTGGGCAGAACCTTCTAAATCTTATCCAAACATAGCCAAATCAACTAAAGATGGGATGCGTTTAAACAACACTTATAATTTAAAAATGTATACCGCTTACCCAAGTAAAGATGGCAATGCTTATTTTAAGTTAAAGGGGTACGATGATGCTAAAAAAGTTATTGTTGCTGGTTCTTTTAATAAATGGGACGAAGAGCTTTTTAAAATGACAAAAACCAAAGATGGCTGGGAACTTACATTACAAATTAAACCAGGTGTATATCAATACCGTTTTATTGTAGATGGTCATTGGATGGAGGATCCACACAACCCACATAAAACAAGAAATGAGTTTAGTGAATACAACTCTGTATTAGATATAAAAGAATACACTGCTTTTAAACTAAGAGGTTATACTAATGCCCAAAAAGTAATTCTTTCGGGCACTTTTAATAACTGGAATGAGCATGAACTGGTTATGCGAAAAATGGATTATGGCTGGAAATACGTAATCCCTTTAACTGGAGGTAAACATCATTATAAATTTATTGTAGACGGACAATGGATTGTAGACCCAAACAACAGTGTTAAGGAATATGATGGAGAAGGTCATATCAATTCGGTTTGTATGGTGAAATAA
- a CDS encoding nuclear transport factor 2 family protein, whose amino-acid sequence MKTHLKILVSIFLFLLSINQIFAQDATKAHKDSLETIIKKYYDLNLKIFQVNSKVEDIDRTFKLFTDDFTYIHPKYGGLYTREDLYNGYVRNQKNGGYDGNITDIKIINKIVGLNAVVVQKCFVEKKDDKMQDGEPEMTLFEFRNGKISRIFEYW is encoded by the coding sequence ATGAAAACACATTTAAAAATATTGGTTTCCATTTTCTTATTTCTTTTATCAATAAATCAAATTTTTGCACAGGACGCCACGAAAGCTCACAAGGATTCATTAGAAACAATTATTAAAAAATATTATGATTTAAATCTTAAAATCTTTCAAGTAAATTCTAAGGTTGAGGACATTGATAGAACTTTTAAACTTTTTACGGACGACTTTACTTACATCCATCCGAAATATGGTGGATTATATACCAGAGAAGATTTGTATAACGGATATGTCAGAAATCAAAAAAACGGAGGTTACGACGGAAATATCACAGATATTAAAATAATTAACAAAATTGTTGGACTGAACGCTGTCGTTGTGCAAAAATGTTTTGTGGAAAAAAAAGATGATAAAATGCAAGATGGAGAACCAGAAATGACACTTTTTGAATTTAGAAATGGTAAAATATCACGAATCTTTGAATATTGGTAA
- a CDS encoding DinB family protein produces MKHILILTTIFMFSSLKSPVFAQQNSFIKDYLERLENSRKYLVLVAETMPEEKYNFKASPESLTFAENLMHIGYAIDWHSQSLLGGRESRDWKTDTVFKVDNKSKEEMISIIDKTFDETIKLIKHFDTTQLENKLDYFGLDRTKRQIFLLLADHITHHRGQMLVYMRLNGLVPPRYVLFQ; encoded by the coding sequence ATGAAACACATACTTATTCTAACAACTATATTTATGTTTAGTTCACTTAAATCTCCTGTGTTTGCACAACAAAATAGCTTTATTAAAGACTATCTAGAGCGATTAGAAAATTCGAGAAAGTATTTAGTTTTAGTAGCAGAAACAATGCCTGAAGAAAAATACAATTTTAAAGCATCTCCAGAATCACTAACCTTTGCAGAAAATTTAATGCATATAGGATATGCTATAGATTGGCATAGTCAATCTTTGTTGGGTGGTAGAGAATCTAGAGATTGGAAAACCGATACAGTTTTTAAGGTTGATAATAAATCTAAAGAAGAAATGATTTCAATAATTGATAAAACATTCGATGAAACCATAAAACTGATTAAACATTTTGATACTACTCAACTAGAAAATAAGCTAGACTATTTTGGTTTAGATAGGACTAAACGACAAATTTTCTTATTACTAGCTGACCATATTACTCACCACAGAGGGCAAATGCTAGTTTATATGAGACTAAATGGTCTTGTTCCTCCTAGATATGTTTTGTTTCAATAA
- a CDS encoding nitroreductase family protein, producing the protein MEKTVSEAIAYRRSVRVYKDESIDSEKVKQCLVNASLAPTSSNLQLWEFYHITNKETLDEMAKACFNQSAAKTAQQLVVVVARKDLWRKRAKANLNFLNKVYDKEGLSDGDLKRKKMASNYYSKLIPTIYTDFLGILGFIKYLVFQIIGLFKPIYRQTRLSDMRIVAHKSAGLAAENFMISMAAIGYDTCPMEGSDTLRVKRILKLPRNAEITMVIGCGLRDDKGIYGKRFRIPFDEVYYEI; encoded by the coding sequence ATGGAAAAAACAGTATCAGAAGCTATTGCTTATAGACGATCAGTGAGAGTATATAAAGACGAATCCATCGATTCTGAAAAAGTAAAACAATGCTTGGTTAATGCCTCATTAGCTCCAACGAGTAGTAATCTTCAACTTTGGGAGTTTTATCACATTACCAATAAAGAAACTTTAGATGAAATGGCTAAAGCTTGTTTTAACCAGAGTGCGGCAAAAACAGCGCAACAATTGGTTGTTGTAGTAGCTCGTAAAGATTTATGGCGAAAAAGAGCAAAAGCCAATCTAAATTTTTTAAACAAAGTGTATGATAAAGAAGGCCTTAGTGATGGCGATTTAAAGCGAAAAAAAATGGCTTCTAATTATTACAGTAAATTGATTCCAACTATTTATACAGATTTTTTAGGAATACTAGGTTTCATCAAATATTTAGTCTTTCAAATTATTGGTCTTTTCAAACCTATATACAGGCAAACCCGATTAAGTGATATGCGTATTGTAGCTCATAAAAGTGCTGGATTAGCTGCTGAAAATTTTATGATAAGTATGGCAGCAATTGGCTATGACACCTGCCCTATGGAAGGCAGTGATACATTAAGAGTAAAAAGAATTTTAAAGCTACCTAGAAATGCTGAAATAACTATGGTTATTGGCTGTGGGTTAAGAGATGATAAAGGAATCTATGGGAAAAGGTTTAGAATTCCATTTGATGAAGTATATTACGAGATTTAA
- a CDS encoding DUF1801 domain-containing protein — protein sequence MKEEVKKYLSAQKKWNLELTKLREIVLDCGLTEDFKWRNPCYTDNDKNIVLIGAFKDYCLISFLKGALLKDPDKILENIGKNTKSAKLIAFKSLNDIDKLENTLKVYIKEAIDVERKGLKIDTKNDELEYPLELLKKFNENPEFKLAFTNLTKGRQRGYLLHFSGAKQSKTRTSRIEKYEKRIFNGKGIMDCVCGLSKRMPNCDGSHKQLENIV from the coding sequence ATGAAAGAAGAAGTAAAAAAATATTTGAGTGCACAAAAAAAATGGAATTTGGAATTAACCAAACTTAGAGAAATTGTATTGGATTGCGGACTCACAGAAGATTTTAAATGGCGAAACCCTTGTTATACTGATAATGATAAGAACATTGTTTTAATTGGTGCTTTTAAAGATTACTGTTTAATTAGTTTTTTAAAAGGAGCTTTACTAAAAGACCCTGATAAAATCCTTGAAAATATTGGAAAAAACACAAAATCAGCAAAACTAATAGCTTTTAAGTCATTAAATGATATTGATAAACTTGAAAATACACTAAAAGTATATATTAAGGAAGCTATTGATGTGGAACGAAAAGGTTTAAAAATTGACACTAAAAATGATGAACTAGAATATCCCTTAGAATTATTAAAAAAATTTAATGAAAATCCTGAATTTAAATTAGCTTTTACAAATTTAACAAAAGGGCGCCAAAGAGGTTATCTTTTACATTTTTCTGGAGCTAAACAGTCAAAAACTCGTACTTCAAGAATTGAAAAATATGAAAAGCGAATCTTTAACGGTAAAGGCATAATGGACTGTGTTTGCGGACTTTCAAAACGTATGCCTAATTGCGATGGTTCTCATAAACAATTAGAAAACATCGTATAA
- a CDS encoding ATP-dependent helicase — MEKYLNQLNEAQLEPTTQIDGPMIVIAGAGSGKTRVLTYRIAYMMSKGIDAFNILSLTFTNKAAREMKERIATIVGASEAKNLWMGTFHSVFARILRSEADKLGYPSNFTIYDTQDSDRLIASIIKEMNLDKDIYKYKQVRSRISSYKNSLITVRAYFQNPELKEADAMARRPRMGDIYKEYVERCFKAGAMDFDDLLLKTNELLTRFPDVLMKYQNRFRYILVDEYQDTNHSQYLIVRALSDKFQNICVVGDDAQSIYAFRGANINNILNFQKDYDDVKVFRLEQNYRSTKNIVNAANSIIDKNQTKLDKVVWTANDEGAKIKVHRSETDSKEGYYVINSIFDNKINHQLKNNDFAILYRTNSQSRAFEQALRDKDIPYRIYGGLSFYQRKEVKDAVAYLRLIVNPADEEALKRVINFPPRGIGQTTVDKLIVAANGYGKTIFDVMKNIDKTEVKINSGTRTKLQNFVTLIESYQVMNQTADAFELAKHVTRTSGLIREFNKDGTPEGVTRMENIEELLNGMKDFVEVQKELADTTGSLAEFLENAALETDLDADKGDTNHVALMTIHLAKGLEFPYVYIVGLEEDLFPSAMSMNTRSELEEERRLFYVALTRAEKQAYLTYALSRYRWGKLVDSEPSRFIEEIDEQYLDIVTPIEERRFNPMLSADIFGDVEPNKIRYKPVKQPTFKKGVTKKEPEKFKVTTPKNLKKVTNTNGNTNLFDSKLAVGNIVKHIRFGTGEVLKIEGVGADTKAEINFQHGGVKKLLLRFAKLEVVG, encoded by the coding sequence CAAATAGATGGACCAATGATTGTGATTGCAGGTGCAGGTTCTGGAAAAACCAGAGTGCTTACATATCGTATAGCTTACATGATGAGTAAAGGTATAGATGCCTTTAATATTTTATCGTTAACATTTACCAATAAAGCAGCACGCGAAATGAAAGAGCGTATTGCAACTATTGTTGGTGCTAGTGAAGCGAAAAATTTATGGATGGGAACATTTCACTCTGTATTTGCTAGAATTTTGCGTAGTGAAGCCGATAAATTAGGTTACCCAAGTAATTTTACTATTTACGATACTCAAGATTCTGATAGATTGATTGCGTCTATCATTAAAGAAATGAATCTTGATAAAGACATTTACAAGTACAAACAAGTACGTTCAAGAATTTCATCTTATAAAAATAGTTTGATTACGGTTCGTGCATATTTTCAAAACCCAGAACTTAAAGAGGCCGATGCTATGGCGCGCAGACCAAGAATGGGTGATATTTATAAAGAGTATGTAGAGCGTTGCTTTAAAGCAGGCGCGATGGATTTTGATGATTTGTTGTTAAAAACCAATGAGTTATTAACGCGTTTTCCAGATGTGTTGATGAAATATCAAAACCGTTTTAGATACATTTTGGTTGACGAGTATCAAGATACCAACCATTCACAATATTTAATAGTTCGAGCATTGTCTGATAAGTTTCAAAATATATGTGTGGTAGGTGATGATGCGCAAAGTATTTATGCGTTTCGTGGCGCGAATATTAACAACATCTTAAATTTCCAGAAAGATTATGATGATGTTAAAGTATTTAGATTAGAGCAAAATTACCGTTCAACAAAAAATATTGTAAATGCAGCTAATTCAATAATTGATAAAAACCAAACAAAGCTTGACAAGGTAGTCTGGACAGCAAATGATGAAGGCGCAAAAATAAAAGTACATAGATCAGAAACTGATTCAAAAGAAGGATATTATGTCATAAATTCTATTTTTGACAATAAAATAAATCACCAGTTAAAGAATAATGATTTTGCTATTTTATACAGAACAAACTCTCAATCAAGAGCTTTTGAGCAAGCTTTACGGGATAAGGATATACCGTATAGAATATATGGAGGATTATCCTTTTATCAACGTAAAGAGGTTAAAGATGCTGTTGCTTACCTGCGACTAATTGTCAATCCAGCCGATGAGGAAGCTTTAAAGCGCGTTATTAATTTTCCGCCACGGGGAATTGGTCAAACTACGGTGGATAAACTTATTGTGGCAGCCAATGGTTATGGTAAAACCATTTTTGATGTGATGAAAAACATTGATAAAACTGAGGTTAAAATAAATTCTGGTACCCGAACAAAACTTCAAAATTTTGTAACGCTTATTGAAAGTTATCAGGTGATGAACCAAACTGCTGATGCTTTTGAATTGGCTAAACATGTTACCAGAACCAGTGGATTAATTCGTGAATTCAATAAAGATGGTACACCAGAAGGAGTTACCAGAATGGAAAATATTGAGGAACTTTTAAATGGTATGAAAGACTTTGTGGAAGTCCAAAAAGAATTGGCAGATACCACAGGCTCTTTAGCAGAATTTTTGGAAAATGCGGCTTTGGAAACCGATTTAGATGCCGATAAAGGCGATACCAACCATGTAGCTTTAATGACGATACATTTAGCCAAAGGATTGGAGTTTCCTTATGTGTATATTGTTGGTTTAGAGGAAGATTTGTTCCCGAGTGCTATGAGTATGAATACGCGTAGCGAACTAGAGGAGGAGCGACGCCTATTTTATGTTGCACTTACCCGTGCTGAAAAGCAAGCGTATTTAACGTATGCATTATCACGTTACCGTTGGGGGAAATTAGTAGATTCTGAACCCAGTCGATTTATTGAAGAGATAGATGAGCAATATTTAGATATTGTAACACCTATTGAAGAACGCCGATTTAACCCTATGCTTTCTGCAGATATTTTTGGAGATGTTGAGCCTAATAAAATTCGTTATAAACCAGTAAAACAACCTACCTTTAAAAAAGGTGTAACTAAAAAAGAACCAGAGAAATTTAAGGTTACTACGCCTAAAAACTTAAAGAAAGTAACCAATACTAATGGTAATACAAATTTGTTTGATAGTAAATTAGCCGTTGGAAATATTGTTAAACATATCCGTTTTGGTACAGGTGAAGTTCTAAAAATTGAAGGAGTTGGAGCAGATACTAAAGCTGAAATTAATTTTCAGCATGGTGGCGTTAAAAAGTTATTGCTACGCTTTGCTAAGTTGGAAGTTGTTGGGTAG